The Marinobacter subterrani genome has a segment encoding these proteins:
- a CDS encoding diguanylate cyclase has translation MNDESQKEKLRQHFARRVTTQARVVLDTWQKIHEDREKAAVHRGEFIAATDKLVRYAQRFEMAGHAEAGQAILELTNHWEAGSMLDESLERKLRDAIETLSQSTLRRTDFNNSETPHQFRRTPVYIALANQEMAGRLIRQLEFFGFRASAFATAQDLTEACALHKPETILVDVNFGGTPNAGIATIEHLQERHDTPIPIIFMSDEDGSIETRLQASRCGGEEFFFPAVDPGQLIEKIETYTHGNTVEPYKVLVLDDSRAQAKYMETVLKKAGMVAHIITDPMQIIHALEEFSPEIIILDMYMPGCTGMEIARVIRQQDRFHSVPIIYLSAEEDVSKQLHAMSLGGDDFLTKPIDPKHLIATIHNRGRRARSLLALMIRDSLTGLFNHTHTLHLLDQEIVRSRQKDQPLCFAMIDIDFFKKVNDTFGHPIGDRVLRSLSMFLKQRLRKTDHIGRYGGEEFAIILPNTRPSDARNVLNEIRERFSELQQPAGDREFHVTFSCGIAAWNSESSQALCERADRALYTSKEHGRNCVTLAD, from the coding sequence ATGAACGACGAAAGCCAGAAAGAGAAACTCAGGCAGCATTTTGCGCGCCGGGTAACAACCCAGGCCCGGGTTGTTCTGGATACCTGGCAAAAAATTCACGAAGACCGTGAAAAAGCGGCAGTTCATCGCGGCGAATTCATCGCTGCAACGGACAAACTCGTTCGTTACGCACAGCGTTTCGAAATGGCCGGCCACGCCGAGGCAGGCCAGGCCATACTGGAGTTGACCAACCACTGGGAAGCCGGTTCAATGCTGGATGAGTCCCTGGAGCGGAAACTCCGGGATGCCATCGAAACCCTCTCCCAGAGCACCCTGCGCCGCACGGACTTCAACAACTCCGAGACACCCCACCAGTTCCGGCGAACGCCCGTTTACATTGCGCTGGCCAACCAGGAAATGGCGGGCCGCCTGATCCGGCAGCTGGAGTTTTTCGGCTTCCGGGCCTCGGCCTTTGCCACAGCCCAAGACCTGACCGAAGCCTGTGCACTCCACAAACCGGAAACCATTCTGGTGGATGTCAACTTTGGCGGCACGCCCAATGCCGGGATTGCCACCATTGAACATCTGCAGGAGCGGCACGACACCCCTATTCCGATCATCTTCATGAGCGACGAGGACGGGTCCATCGAGACCCGGCTGCAGGCGTCCCGGTGCGGCGGTGAAGAATTCTTTTTCCCGGCGGTTGATCCCGGACAGTTAATCGAGAAGATTGAAACCTACACCCACGGCAATACGGTCGAGCCCTACAAGGTACTGGTTCTGGATGACTCCCGGGCCCAGGCCAAATACATGGAAACGGTGCTGAAAAAGGCAGGCATGGTTGCCCACATCATCACTGACCCGATGCAGATCATTCATGCCCTGGAAGAGTTCTCTCCCGAGATCATCATCCTGGACATGTACATGCCAGGCTGCACCGGCATGGAAATCGCCCGGGTGATCCGCCAGCAGGACCGGTTTCACAGCGTGCCCATTATTTACCTGTCCGCGGAAGAGGATGTCAGCAAACAGCTCCATGCCATGAGCCTGGGCGGCGACGACTTCCTCACCAAACCGATCGACCCCAAGCACCTCATTGCCACCATCCATAACCGCGGACGGCGCGCGCGCTCCCTGCTGGCTCTGATGATCCGTGACAGCCTGACCGGGCTGTTCAACCACACGCACACCCTGCACCTGCTGGACCAGGAAATCGTCCGCTCGCGGCAGAAAGACCAGCCCCTGTGCTTTGCGATGATCGACATCGATTTCTTCAAGAAAGTGAACGACACCTTTGGCCATCCGATTGGTGACCGGGTGCTGAGAAGCCTGTCGATGTTCCTCAAACAGCGCCTGCGCAAAACCGATCATATCGGGCGTTATGGCGGGGAGGAATTCGCCATCATCCTGCCCAACACCCGTCCGAGTGATGCCCGCAATGTCCTGAACGAAATCCGCGAACGCTTCTCCGAACTGCAGCAACCGGCGGGCGACCGGGAGTTCCATGTCACCTTCAGCTGCGGCATCGCCGCCTGGAACTCGGAATCATCCCAGGCCCTGTGCGAGCGCGCAGACCGGGCGCTCTACACGTCCAAGGAACACGGCCGCAACTGCGTCACGCTCGCGGATTGA
- the aroQ gene encoding type II 3-dehydroquinate dehydratase, producing MSTILVLHGPNLNMLGTREPEVYGYETLADIDDRLHSLAAEKGHHLLHLQSNAEYELIERVHEARAEGVDFIIINPAAFTHTSVALRDAILASAIPFIEVHLSNVHAREPFRHHSYFSDIAEGVICGLGSQGYELALQAALKRIHR from the coding sequence ATGTCGACAATTCTCGTGCTCCACGGCCCCAACCTGAACATGCTCGGCACCCGCGAGCCGGAGGTCTATGGCTACGAGACACTGGCCGACATTGACGACCGGCTGCACTCGCTGGCGGCGGAAAAAGGTCATCACCTGTTACACCTGCAGTCAAACGCCGAGTACGAACTGATCGAGCGGGTGCACGAAGCCCGGGCCGAAGGCGTGGATTTCATCATTATCAATCCGGCGGCCTTCACCCACACCAGCGTTGCCCTGCGGGATGCCATACTGGCTTCGGCAATCCCCTTTATCGAAGTACATCTTTCCAACGTGCATGCCCGGGAACCTTTCCGGCATCACTCCTATTTCTCGGATATCGCCGAAGGCGTTATCTGTGGATTGGGCAGCCAGGGGTACGAACTCGCACTCCAGGCCGCCCTGAAACGCATACACCGATAG
- the accB gene encoding acetyl-CoA carboxylase biotin carboxyl carrier protein, whose product MDIRKIKKLIELLEESDVEELEIHEADDSVRISRRREPAAAPQYVSHYPAPAPQVAAPAAPAPGAEEASAPLAPAGHTVKSPMVGTFYRSPSPTAKSFVEVGQTVNVGDVICIVEAMKMMNQIEADKSGTITEILVENGQPVEFDQPLVAIS is encoded by the coding sequence ATGGATATTCGCAAAATCAAGAAACTGATCGAGCTGCTCGAGGAATCTGATGTCGAGGAACTGGAGATTCACGAAGCGGACGACTCCGTGCGCATTTCCCGCCGCCGCGAGCCGGCCGCCGCGCCCCAGTATGTGAGCCATTACCCGGCCCCGGCACCACAGGTCGCAGCTCCTGCAGCCCCGGCTCCGGGCGCGGAAGAAGCCTCGGCACCGTTAGCCCCGGCCGGTCACACTGTGAAATCCCCCATGGTCGGTACCTTTTACCGTTCACCCTCTCCCACCGCCAAGTCGTTTGTGGAAGTGGGCCAGACCGTCAATGTCGGTGATGTCATCTGCATCGTGGAAGCCATGAAGATGATGAACCAGATCGAGGCGGACAAGAGCGGAACCATCACGGAGATCCTGGTCGAAAATGGCCAGCCGGTAGAGTTTGACCAGCCCCTGGTCGCCATTTCCTGA
- the accC gene encoding acetyl-CoA carboxylase biotin carboxylase subunit produces the protein MAMLEKVLIANRGEIALRILRACKELGIKTVAVHSKVDRDLMHVRLADESVCIGPNSPTDSYLNIPTIISAAEVTDAVGIHPGYGFLAENADFAEQVEKSGFRFIGPKADTIRLMGNKVSAINAMIKAGVPTVPGSDGPLDDDEERTLRIAREIGYPVMIKAASGGGGRGMQVVHSEAALLKGVQITQTEAKNAFGDPTVYLEKFLETPRHVEVQVLADMHGNCIHLGDRDCSMQRRNQKVIEEAPAPNVNPESRERTLKACTDACKEIGYVGAGTFEFLYQDGEFYFIEMNTRVQVEHPVSEMVTGVDIVREQLRIASGLPLQYTQDDIRISGHAIECRINAEDPKTFVPSPGKVTHFHAPGGNGVRVDSHLYSGYTVPPFYDSLIAKLITWGDDREIARRRMKNALDELLVEGIKTNQPLHRKLVRDGGFKQVDFTIHYLEKLMRE, from the coding sequence ATGGCCATGTTAGAGAAAGTACTGATCGCAAACCGGGGTGAAATTGCCCTCCGGATTCTGCGCGCCTGCAAGGAACTGGGCATCAAGACTGTGGCAGTGCACTCCAAGGTCGACCGTGATCTGATGCACGTGCGCCTGGCAGACGAGTCGGTCTGTATTGGCCCCAACAGCCCGACCGACAGTTACCTGAACATCCCCACCATCATCAGTGCGGCAGAAGTCACCGATGCCGTGGGTATCCACCCCGGCTACGGCTTTCTTGCCGAAAACGCCGATTTTGCCGAACAGGTCGAGAAAAGCGGCTTCCGCTTCATCGGGCCGAAGGCCGACACCATTCGCCTGATGGGCAACAAGGTGTCTGCCATCAACGCCATGATCAAGGCGGGCGTGCCAACCGTACCCGGGTCAGACGGCCCACTCGACGATGATGAAGAGCGCACCCTGCGAATTGCCAGGGAGATCGGCTATCCGGTGATGATCAAGGCGGCCTCCGGCGGCGGCGGTCGGGGCATGCAGGTGGTGCATTCGGAAGCGGCCCTGCTGAAGGGTGTGCAGATTACCCAGACTGAGGCCAAGAACGCCTTTGGCGACCCGACGGTCTACCTGGAGAAATTCCTGGAAACACCCCGGCACGTCGAGGTTCAGGTGCTGGCCGACATGCACGGCAACTGCATTCACCTGGGCGACCGTGACTGCTCCATGCAGCGCCGGAACCAGAAAGTCATCGAAGAGGCGCCGGCGCCGAACGTCAACCCGGAATCCCGGGAACGCACCCTCAAGGCCTGCACCGATGCCTGCAAGGAAATCGGCTATGTTGGTGCCGGCACCTTCGAGTTCCTGTACCAGGACGGCGAGTTTTATTTCATCGAAATGAACACCCGTGTCCAGGTCGAGCACCCGGTGTCCGAGATGGTGACTGGTGTCGACATCGTCCGCGAACAGCTGCGCATTGCCAGCGGTCTGCCGCTGCAGTACACCCAGGATGACATTCGCATCTCCGGCCACGCCATCGAGTGCCGGATCAACGCGGAAGACCCGAAAACCTTCGTGCCGAGCCCGGGCAAGGTCACCCACTTCCACGCGCCCGGCGGTAACGGCGTTCGGGTGGATTCGCATTTGTACAGTGGCTACACGGTACCGCCGTTCTACGATTCCCTGATCGCCAAACTGATTACCTGGGGCGACGATCGTGAGATCGCACGGCGGCGCATGAAGAACGCGCTGGACGAGCTACTGGTCGAGGGCATCAAGACCAACCAGCCCCTGCACCGGAAACTGGTACGCGACGGTGGTTTCAAACAGGTAGACTTCACCATCCACTACCTCGAGAAACTGATGCGGGAATAA
- the prmA gene encoding 50S ribosomal protein L11 methyltransferase — translation MPWIQLQIPADPDNADQLEDLLMEMGSDAVSMEDAADQPLYEPDPGTTPLWSQTTVTGLFDSDRDIEQLCADIRDAWHQQNQQALPEIEITLVEDKDWERAWMDDFQPLKFGERLWIVPSWHDAPEPEAANLMLDPGLAFGTGTHPTTALCLEWLDGQDVQGKQVIDYGCGSGILGLAALLLGADHVIGVDTDPQALEASRENARRNGVSDSRLDLFLPENEPDTRADITLANILAQPLIGLAPHLAARTRPGGDLILSGILSSQAREVMAAYEPWFVMDEPERREEWIRLTGRRNDR, via the coding sequence ATGCCCTGGATACAACTCCAGATCCCGGCTGATCCGGACAATGCGGATCAGTTGGAAGATCTGCTTATGGAGATGGGCTCTGATGCCGTCTCCATGGAAGATGCAGCCGACCAGCCGCTGTACGAGCCGGACCCCGGCACCACCCCTCTCTGGAGCCAGACCACTGTGACCGGCCTGTTCGATTCCGACCGGGATATCGAACAGTTGTGCGCGGATATTCGTGATGCCTGGCACCAGCAAAACCAGCAGGCTCTGCCAGAGATTGAGATAACCCTGGTGGAGGACAAGGACTGGGAGCGGGCCTGGATGGACGATTTCCAGCCCCTGAAATTCGGCGAACGGCTCTGGATAGTCCCGAGCTGGCACGACGCTCCAGAGCCGGAAGCCGCCAACCTGATGCTGGACCCCGGCCTGGCCTTTGGCACCGGCACCCACCCGACCACGGCGCTCTGCCTGGAATGGCTCGACGGGCAGGATGTGCAGGGCAAGCAGGTGATTGATTATGGCTGCGGCTCGGGCATTCTTGGCCTGGCGGCCCTGTTATTGGGCGCTGACCATGTTATTGGCGTCGACACCGATCCCCAGGCTCTGGAAGCCAGCCGGGAAAATGCCCGCAGGAATGGTGTCAGCGACAGCCGGCTGGATCTTTTCCTGCCGGAAAACGAGCCCGATACCCGGGCGGACATCACCCTGGCAAACATCCTGGCCCAGCCACTGATCGGCCTTGCCCCTCACCTCGCAGCCAGGACCAGACCGGGCGGCGACCTGATTCTGTCGGGCATCCTGTCGAGCCAGGCCCGGGAAGTGATGGCGGCCTACGAGCCCTGGTTCGTGATGGACGAGCCCGAACGCCGGGAAGAATGGATACGTCTCACAGGACGGCGCAACGACAGATGA
- a CDS encoding DUF3426 domain-containing protein, translating into MTQSSLQTQCPNCQTRFRVTEEQLGIAKGKVRCGNCMSVFNAIEHQVIPASGRKTEEPKSPEKPSARAPTPESSGVSEEDFVFADNPEEDAAEGHYAGSKLTFSDDELSDSFRSFDERESSDFKDGDTSSGADTPSNAVDESWAEEILKEDEPGSRERTPAPRPQPKPRPEPEPELSLEPDPAPGFAAAKPAAQPDNARADAPFDSLDDGTSPGAGRADPVGSLHAEPPFSDLRRDPVAVGAGKGGGARTLIWSLIVLVLVGVLAAQVTWFQFDRLSAIPELRPFYEKGCELVGCKLKPLVNVDAIQSRKLVVRTDPDNRSQLVVDAVIINRADFEQPFPAIALTFSNLNGDVVAQSMFTPDEYLAGEGKKLAAMPSDTPVRIAIRIQDPGRDAVNYNIQFRPYSP; encoded by the coding sequence ATGACCCAAAGCAGCCTGCAGACACAGTGCCCGAATTGCCAGACCCGCTTCCGGGTAACCGAAGAGCAGCTTGGCATTGCCAAGGGCAAGGTGCGCTGCGGTAACTGCATGAGCGTGTTCAATGCCATTGAGCACCAGGTCATCCCCGCCAGTGGCCGGAAGACGGAAGAGCCAAAGAGCCCTGAAAAACCGTCGGCCAGGGCGCCAACCCCGGAATCGTCAGGTGTCAGTGAAGAAGATTTCGTGTTTGCCGACAACCCGGAAGAGGACGCGGCGGAAGGCCATTACGCCGGCAGCAAACTGACCTTCTCCGACGACGAACTCAGCGACAGCTTCCGGAGCTTTGACGAACGCGAATCCAGTGACTTCAAGGATGGCGACACCAGCTCCGGCGCGGATACCCCGAGCAATGCGGTGGATGAAAGCTGGGCTGAAGAGATTCTGAAAGAAGATGAGCCCGGATCAAGGGAGCGGACTCCCGCTCCTCGCCCCCAACCAAAACCCCGACCCGAACCGGAACCCGAGCTAAGCCTCGAACCGGACCCGGCCCCAGGATTCGCAGCAGCAAAGCCGGCAGCCCAGCCGGACAACGCCCGGGCGGATGCTCCCTTTGACAGCCTCGATGACGGGACCAGCCCTGGTGCTGGCCGGGCGGACCCGGTCGGGTCATTGCATGCCGAGCCGCCATTCAGCGATCTGCGACGGGATCCGGTTGCCGTTGGTGCCGGCAAAGGTGGTGGTGCCCGGACCCTGATCTGGAGCCTGATTGTCCTGGTGCTGGTCGGGGTTCTGGCCGCCCAGGTTACCTGGTTCCAGTTTGATCGCCTGTCGGCCATCCCGGAGCTCCGGCCGTTTTACGAGAAAGGCTGCGAACTTGTGGGCTGTAAGCTCAAACCCCTGGTTAACGTTGATGCCATCCAGAGTCGCAAGCTGGTGGTTCGAACAGACCCGGATAATCGCTCCCAACTTGTTGTTGATGCGGTAATCATCAATCGGGCCGACTTTGAACAGCCGTTCCCGGCCATTGCCCTGACCTTCTCCAACCTGAACGGTGACGTGGTCGCCCAAAGCATGTTCACACCCGACGAGTACCTCGCCGGGGAAGGCAAAAAGCTGGCAGCCATGCCATCTGACACCCCCGTGCGAATTGCCATCCGCATCCAGGATCCGGGCCGCGATGCCGTGAACTACAACATCCAGTTCCGGCCATATTCCCCCTGA
- the dusB gene encoding tRNA dihydrouridine synthase DusB, producing the protein MLPTAKIGPYTLPNPLIVAPMAGVTDRPFRLLCRKLGAGLAVSEMVIADSKLWHTRKSRTRLNHEGEPEPRSVQIAGGDPQMLADAARQNAAFGAQIIDINMGCPAKKVCNKAAGSALMKDEALVREILEAVVNAVDVPVTLKMRTGWDRDNRNALVVARMAEDAGIQAVAIHGRTRTDKYEGHAEYDTIADVKSRIGIPVFANGDITSPEKAREVLRHTGADGLLIGRAAQGSPWIFREIQHFLETGQHLPAPALDEVEEILSEHLQALHTFYGETMGVRIARKHVGWYLQSHDPGKQFRKGFNAITDALEQRDAIQQHFAGLRNEEVFAA; encoded by the coding sequence ATGCTGCCAACGGCAAAAATCGGGCCGTACACCTTGCCCAATCCATTGATCGTTGCGCCCATGGCAGGCGTAACAGATCGCCCCTTCCGGCTACTATGCCGGAAACTGGGCGCCGGCCTGGCCGTATCGGAAATGGTGATAGCGGACAGCAAGCTCTGGCATACGCGCAAGTCCAGGACACGCCTGAACCACGAAGGTGAGCCCGAACCTCGCTCGGTGCAGATTGCCGGCGGTGATCCGCAGATGTTGGCCGACGCCGCCCGTCAGAATGCGGCATTTGGTGCCCAGATCATCGATATCAACATGGGCTGTCCGGCCAAGAAAGTCTGTAACAAGGCCGCCGGCTCGGCCCTGATGAAAGATGAGGCGCTGGTGCGTGAGATTCTGGAGGCCGTGGTCAACGCGGTCGACGTTCCCGTGACCCTGAAGATGCGCACCGGCTGGGACCGGGACAACCGCAATGCACTGGTTGTTGCCCGGATGGCGGAGGATGCCGGCATCCAGGCGGTGGCCATCCATGGCCGCACCCGCACTGACAAGTACGAGGGCCATGCGGAGTATGACACCATCGCCGATGTGAAATCCCGCATTGGCATCCCGGTGTTTGCCAACGGTGACATCACCTCGCCGGAAAAGGCCCGGGAAGTACTCCGGCACACCGGCGCCGATGGCTTGCTGATCGGCCGGGCCGCCCAGGGCAGCCCCTGGATCTTCCGGGAAATCCAGCACTTTCTGGAGACCGGCCAGCACCTGCCGGCACCGGCCCTGGACGAAGTGGAAGAGATCCTGAGCGAACACCTGCAGGCCCTTCACACGTTCTATGGCGAGACCATGGGTGTGCGCATTGCCAGAAAACACGTGGGCTGGTACCTGCAGTCCCACGACCCGGGAAAACAGTTCCGAAAAGGCTTCAACGCGATCACCGATGCGCTGGAGCAGAGAGACGCAATTCAACAGCATTTTGCAGGCTTACGAAATGAAGAGGTATTCGCAGCATGA
- the fis gene encoding DNA-binding transcriptional regulator Fis: MSAETLANDNLSTPANDDLHQLQTVNSSGNTVTLRDSVEVALKNYFAQLDGAPVTEVYQLVLSEVEAPLLEQVMKYTRNNQTKASTMLGLNRGTLRKKLKQYGLL; this comes from the coding sequence ATGAGCGCTGAGACTTTGGCAAACGATAACCTGAGTACCCCGGCCAACGATGATCTCCATCAGTTGCAGACGGTGAACAGCAGCGGCAACACGGTCACCCTGCGTGACAGCGTTGAAGTTGCCCTGAAAAACTACTTCGCCCAGCTGGATGGCGCCCCGGTCACCGAGGTCTATCAACTGGTGCTTTCCGAAGTGGAAGCCCCACTGCTGGAGCAGGTCATGAAATACACCCGCAACAACCAGACCAAGGCTTCCACCATGCTTGGGCTGAACCGCGGCACCCTGCGCAAGAAGCTGAAGCAGTACGGTCTGCTATAA
- the purH gene encoding bifunctional phosphoribosylaminoimidazolecarboxamide formyltransferase/IMP cyclohydrolase → MANQANTSVRRALISVSDKTGIVEFGRALTDRGVELLSTGGTYRLLKENSVPVTEVSDYTGFPEMMDGRVKTLHPKIHGGILGRRGTDDAVMADHGISPIDMVVVNLYPFEQTVANPDCDLATAIENIDIGGPTMVRAAAKNHNDVAIVVNASDYSRVLKELDANDGQLGYSTRFDLAVKAFEHTAGYDGAIANYLGGRTPDNDNADFPRTFNAQFVKVQDMRYGENPHQRAAFYTERNPKEACVATAKQLQGKELSYNNVADTDAALECVKPFADPACVIVKHANPCGVAIGADIRQAYDLAFATDPTSAFGGIIAFNRELDAETAKAIIERQFVEVIIAPTIAPEAVELVAAKKNVRLLACGEFDGERARAMDFKRVTGGLLVQDRDLGMVAMEDVKVVTERQPSEQELNDLLFAWEVAKYVKSNAIVYAKTGRTIGVGAGQMSRVYSARIAGIKAADEGLEVKGSVMASDAFFPFRDGIDAAAAAGITAVIQPGGSMRDQEVIDAANEHGIAMVFTGMRHFRH, encoded by the coding sequence ATGGCAAATCAGGCTAACACCTCCGTCCGTCGCGCACTGATCAGCGTGAGTGATAAAACCGGCATCGTCGAATTCGGACGAGCCCTGACAGATCGCGGCGTCGAGCTGCTCTCCACCGGTGGCACCTACCGCCTCCTCAAAGAAAACAGCGTTCCGGTAACGGAAGTCTCCGACTACACCGGTTTCCCGGAAATGATGGATGGCCGGGTAAAAACCCTGCACCCGAAGATCCATGGCGGCATCCTCGGGCGCCGTGGCACCGACGATGCGGTGATGGCCGATCATGGCATCAGCCCGATCGATATGGTGGTGGTCAACCTTTATCCGTTCGAACAGACAGTGGCCAACCCGGATTGCGATCTGGCTACCGCCATTGAAAACATCGATATCGGTGGCCCGACCATGGTTCGTGCCGCTGCCAAGAACCACAACGATGTGGCGATTGTGGTGAACGCATCCGATTACAGCCGGGTTCTCAAGGAGCTCGACGCCAACGATGGCCAGTTGGGTTACAGCACCCGTTTCGATCTCGCCGTGAAAGCTTTCGAGCACACCGCCGGCTATGACGGGGCCATCGCCAACTACCTGGGTGGCCGCACTCCGGACAACGACAACGCCGACTTCCCGCGTACCTTCAACGCCCAGTTCGTGAAGGTGCAGGACATGCGCTACGGCGAGAACCCGCATCAGCGCGCCGCGTTCTACACCGAGCGCAATCCGAAAGAAGCCTGCGTGGCCACGGCGAAGCAACTGCAGGGCAAGGAGCTGAGCTACAACAATGTGGCCGACACCGACGCGGCCCTGGAATGCGTGAAGCCCTTTGCCGACCCTGCCTGCGTGATTGTCAAGCACGCCAACCCCTGCGGCGTGGCTATCGGTGCAGACATTCGCCAGGCCTATGATCTGGCCTTTGCCACCGACCCCACCTCGGCGTTCGGCGGCATCATTGCCTTCAACCGGGAGCTGGATGCAGAAACCGCCAAGGCCATTATCGAGCGCCAGTTCGTGGAAGTGATCATTGCGCCCACCATCGCACCGGAAGCGGTGGAACTGGTGGCCGCCAAGAAAAACGTGCGCCTGCTGGCCTGCGGCGAGTTCGACGGCGAGCGTGCCCGGGCCATGGACTTCAAGCGCGTGACCGGCGGCCTGCTGGTGCAGGACCGGGACCTGGGCATGGTGGCCATGGAAGATGTCAAGGTGGTCACCGAACGCCAGCCCTCCGAGCAGGAACTGAACGACCTGCTGTTCGCCTGGGAAGTGGCCAAGTACGTCAAGTCCAACGCCATCGTCTACGCCAAAACCGGCCGCACCATCGGTGTCGGCGCCGGCCAGATGAGCCGGGTATACAGTGCCAGGATCGCGGGCATCAAGGCTGCTGATGAAGGCCTGGAAGTGAAAGGCTCGGTGATGGCTTCCGATGCTTTTTTCCCGTTCCGGGACGGCATTGATGCCGCCGCAGCAGCGGGCATTACCGCCGTGATCCAGCCTGGCGGTTCCATGCGCGACCAGGAAGTGATTGATGCCGCCAACGAGCACGGCATTGCCATGGTCTTCACGGGCATGCGCCATTTCCGGCATTAA
- the purD gene encoding phosphoribosylamine--glycine ligase: MNILVIGSGGREHALAWKTAQSPEADRVFVAPGNAGTARETGLENVDIDVMDLDGLANFAATNNVGLTIVGPEAPLVAGIVDLFEERGLRVFGPSAGAAQLEGSKAFTKDFLARHKIPTAGYGNFTDVDEALAYVRQQGAPIVVKADGLAAGKGVIVAMTLNEAEDAIRDMLAGNAFGDAGSRVVIEEFLEGEEASFIVMVDGEHVLAMATSQDHKRVGDGDTGPNTGGMGAYSPAPVVTAEVHQRIMDEVITPTVRGMASEGHPYKGFLYAGLMIDNSGAPKVIEFNCRFGDPETQPIMLRMKSDLVELCGAAIDGRLDQCSSDWDDRASVGIVLAAGGYPGSYNKGDVISGLPENDTEGEKIFHAGTRLNGDQVVTNGGRVLCATALGNTVTEAQQRAYQLAARVQWDGAFYRKDIAYRAIAREQA, from the coding sequence ATGAACATTCTGGTAATCGGCTCCGGCGGACGCGAACATGCCCTGGCCTGGAAAACCGCCCAGTCCCCCGAGGCGGATCGTGTGTTTGTCGCGCCGGGCAATGCCGGCACAGCCCGGGAAACGGGCCTGGAAAATGTCGATATCGACGTGATGGACCTGGACGGCCTGGCCAACTTTGCCGCAACCAACAACGTGGGCCTGACCATCGTCGGCCCGGAAGCCCCTCTCGTGGCCGGCATCGTCGACCTATTCGAGGAACGCGGTCTACGGGTCTTCGGCCCCAGTGCTGGCGCCGCCCAACTGGAGGGCTCCAAAGCCTTTACCAAGGATTTTCTGGCCCGCCACAAGATCCCAACGGCCGGCTACGGCAACTTCACCGACGTCGACGAGGCCCTGGCCTACGTTCGCCAGCAGGGCGCCCCGATTGTGGTCAAGGCCGACGGCCTGGCAGCGGGCAAGGGCGTGATTGTCGCCATGACACTCAATGAAGCAGAGGATGCCATCCGCGACATGCTGGCAGGCAATGCCTTTGGCGATGCTGGCAGCCGCGTGGTCATCGAGGAATTCCTGGAGGGTGAAGAAGCCAGCTTTATCGTGATGGTAGACGGCGAGCACGTGCTGGCCATGGCCACCTCCCAGGATCACAAACGGGTTGGAGACGGCGACACCGGCCCAAATACCGGTGGCATGGGTGCTTATTCGCCTGCCCCGGTGGTCACTGCCGAGGTGCACCAGCGCATCATGGACGAAGTGATCACGCCAACGGTGCGCGGCATGGCGTCTGAAGGCCATCCGTACAAAGGCTTCCTCTATGCCGGCCTGATGATCGACAACAGCGGGGCGCCGAAAGTCATCGAGTTCAACTGCCGCTTCGGCGATCCCGAGACCCAGCCGATCATGCTGCGGATGAAGTCGGATCTGGTGGAGCTCTGTGGTGCTGCAATTGACGGCAGGCTGGATCAGTGCAGCTCTGACTGGGACGACCGCGCCTCGGTCGGTATCGTTCTGGCCGCCGGCGGCTATCCGGGCAGCTACAACAAGGGCGACGTGATTTCCGGCCTGCCCGAGAACGACACCGAGGGTGAAAAGATTTTCCACGCCGGCACCCGCCTCAATGGCGATCAGGTCGTAACCAACGGCGGGCGGGTACTCTGCGCCACCGCCCTGGGCAATACCGTGACCGAGGCCCAGCAGCGCGCTTATCAACTGGCTGCCCGGGTCCAGTGGGACGGCGCATTCTACCGCAAGGACATAGCCTATCGGGCCATTGCCCGCGAACAGGCCTGA